Sequence from the Amaranthus tricolor cultivar Red isolate AtriRed21 chromosome 16, ASM2621246v1, whole genome shotgun sequence genome:
GATAGGATTTCCCGAAAGATAAATAGCATTAACATTATCACAATAGACCAAGGTCGCTTTAGGAATATGACTGTGAAGCTCGAGAAGAAGATTACGAAGCCAACAAGTCTCGGCAACCACATTGGCAACATCCCGATACTCAGCCTCCGTGCTAAAACGAGAAACAGTAGATGGTCTCTTTGCGGACCATGAAATCAAGTTATCACCAAGATACACACAATATCCAGACGTGGACCGTCTAGTATCAGGACAACCAGCCCAATCCACATCAGTAATCCACACTAAGGATGATGACACAGTAGCGATAAGATGAAGACCCAACTGTATAGTACCCTGAACATATCGAATAATACGCTTCAAAACATGGAAATGATATTTACGAGGATCATGCATATGAAGACAGATTTGTTGCACAGCATAAAATATATCCTGACGAGTGAATGTCAAATACTGAAGAGCTCCAACAAGACATCGATATAGAGTCGGATCAGAAACGGGAGAGCTAGAACAGATGTCAAGTTTGTGAGCAGTATCCACCGGGGTGTGAGAAGGCTTACACGATGACATACCAGCCCGCTCAATTATATCAGTAGCATACTTACCCAGAGACAAGAACAAACCATCAGTAGTACGAGTAACTTTTATAcccaaaaaataatgaagaaggcCCAGATCCTTCATAGCAAACTCAGAAGACAGAAGAGATATGATATGCTGGCAGAGAGAGTCAGATGAAGCAGTCAACacaatgtcatcaacatatagcAACAAAAAAGCAATGTCCTTACCACAACAGTAAATAAACAAAGAGGTATCACAAAGATTACTAACAAACCCAATGGAGTAAACATACTTAGCAAAACGCTGATATCAAGCATGTGGAGCCTGTTTTAAGCCATATATAGATCGCTTGAGTCTGCACATATAATCACGATGTTGATAATAATGAAACCCCATAGGCTGATGCATATACACCTTTCCCTGCAAACTACCATGTAAAAATGTAACAgactctttttcttaatcttaaatattttgacaaaattaataatcgtttcgttttattattttctttttaatgccatttcgaattttattccaatctttcttaagttcttgattttcttttatatataatttatttcttttaaaataaattacctaaatattaagtctagctaaattacctacaataacttaatctttttatttcctatattaaattatgattaaaaataaaagatatatatatatatatatacatatatatatatatatatatatatatatatatatatatatatatatatatatatatatatatatatatatatatatatatatatatatatacatatatatatatatatatatatatatatatatatatatatatataatgataataaaattttaaaaaagtaaaataaattaaaaaataaaaatctagaAGTTGGCGGCAAAACTAAGTTAGGTGGCATAATTCCATTTAGCTTTTATTTAGATGGTATGATTATAATTTAGTTCTTATCTTAATTTTTCTTGCCCATGaaggaaattaaaataataaataattttacaatcctTAGCCTATAAATAAACCAAGCATACCgtgggtaaaaaaaaaaaggggagaaggaaaattagaaaatttatttcaaaaataagctaattgctaaagtaaaattctaaaaatcctAGAAcaattcctaaaaatcctcaaaaatttcctaataatagtatttagtattaattatagaaattcaaaggGAGGAAGCTAaattttgtggctagaaattctacaacaaaggaaattaattaatagtaaaattattaaaggtataaattcttacatatatttatttacataaaattatgcccataaattttatatgtgtttataatatataaatttaattttctgaaaattttggtgaattaattcgttgtaatttattttatatgatttattcattttaattgccaaaaaccgcataatttgaaataattttaattaaaatagtaaatattaatatttttaaattttctgtacatatatatatatatatatatatatatatatatatatatatatatatatatatatatatatatatatatatatatatatatatatgagatataacttttatattaatttcgtgaattatagttgagtttaaatattattattaatttttgctaaaaaacgcataaaataaggaaattcataaattgggttaaatataatttattttaatgttactgtattttcttttcatttaatttatttttgtgaaattttgtgatatttaaatttttaagaaaataaattaatatctaaattgttattataggcgaaaagaaagaaaaatgaaaataataattaaaattaatttattttggtgaataagaatatacaccaactcatttaataataatttatttattttaaaatattttgtgtagattttgatcttaaggaaattaattattcatgtactaaatctaaaaataagctattaagaaattaattaaatgaaataaaattttattttctaaaaatttggataaatgagctaagatctataataaacccaatatgtccttttaaagatatttttggtatttatttatgatggaactatttattttatcattcataataaatagacatttaagaaattgattattaagaaattaataaagcttaattgaaaatttatttataaagaaatactaaagacccatttaagttttgatttagtttaataataaatgattatttatatgtaagttgttataaatttatttctattatatgttattgtaatgttgcatttatatgaaaacagtaacatgataataaaaaggcttgatagtaaggaaatgccgaaccatgcttctgGCATGTATAAAACGTGGGatgtgttttccggcacgtaaaatacggcgaacacagtaaggttgtttaacctgatctgtggctcgagcaacattgtactggagaagtgacgactcccactaagttaggggttttggtttacctcatcctaacaggcccttacatatatcaaacaaagatcatatgtgttgcattcattaaataagtaatcgaattccacgccctaacactcaagcagaaatGTTAGTAAATCatgccctggtactcaagcagaagaaccagaagtttaatatatttaaataaatctaatcttaaaatgaattccctataatacataagataccttgcaaattatttattgtgatttCACTTATCTTTGCAAATTACTTattgcaatgcatatattttctatacctgtataattgcggtaagtttttatacttggttttttttaaagttgaccgatttccatcggtTGTTCCCATATTtggggagcagatgctgcagctaactttacatgaagttattaagaagctattgtattgtttatgtgagattaggatataatatgtatgtagtttatattatggacgataattatgtattaaagaaagatgtaatattttaaattttattttaatcaattaagttttctttgtttttttttttgaaaattcttttttgttttatttctttttcgcaataatcacggttcgatagacttccgcttagcgttacttactattatattactttAAACCTTTGCTTAGAAAAGAACTGTCCGTTACaaaaaagcatttttgacatcTAACTGATGAGTAGACCAAGACCTAGATGAGGCTAGGCTTAAAACAACTTGTATCGTAGCCAGTTTGACAACCGAACCAAATGTCTCACGCCAATCCACACCAACCGGTTGAGAACTACCATCACCTACAAGACGAGCTTTATACCTTGCAAAAGATCAGTCAGAATTGGTTTTATGACAAAAAATCCATATACAATGAATAATATTGACCCTCGATGGACTAGGAACCAACTCCAATGTATCATTACGAATAAGAGCAGTATATTCTTCCTGCATAGCCTCCTTCTAATGAGGATTTGATAGAGCCTCTTTCGGATTGCGTGGGACAAGGGAAGGAGTGGTGATCAAGGAAAGATTAAGAGGTTTGCAAAGCTTGAATATGTCATGTTGGAAACGAGTGGTCATAGGATGTGTAGGTAAGGTCGGGGGAGGAGGGAGAGGACTGTGAGAAAAGGAGGGGCAACCTAGAGTGACAAGAGGAGCATGGGAGCCTATATCATGTGGGTGATTGGCAGAAGCCAGATGTAGACGCTGGGACGAAGAATTAGATTGGAAAGAAGGAAGAGGCACATGAACTTCATCAATCGGGGAACAGAATGGGACAGACTCACCTTCACGTGGTACCTGTGAAGCAGACTGCCTAGAATGAGAAGATGGAAATTGAAGGTCTGGAATATTGGACTGATGATTAACCAGTGGATGTAATCCAAGAGGATAATGCGAGTCCAAAAATTCATATTCCGAGGGCATGGCCAATTTTAGCTTGGCAATAGGAAATTGTGTCTCATCAAATTGAACATGACGGGAAATAAAAATGTATTCTGGTCTTTGGATTATGTTCAATGAATTTCTATGGGATTGGATTCTGGAACCAAATGATTAAGTTCATGAATTCTTGTTTTAAGGAAGGAGTCTTGTTCAAGAAAGGAAGAGGATAAAGGTTATAGAGACAGACAGAAAGCGCACAAGAGGATGAAGGTCAGAGGTATTACCTATGAATCTGATACCA
This genomic interval carries:
- the LOC130802462 gene encoding uncharacterized mitochondrial protein AtMg00810-like, encoding MQEEYTALIRNDTLEYKARLVGDGSSQPVGVDWRETFGSVVKLATIQVVLSLASSRSWSTHQLDDIAFLLLYVDDIVLTASSDSLCQHIISLLSSEFAMKDLGLLHYFLGIKVTRTTDGLFLSLGKYATDIIERAGMSSCKPSHTPVDTAHKLDICSSSPVSDPTLYRCLVGALQYLTFTRQDIFYAVQQICLHMHDPRKYHFHVLKRIIRYVQGTIQLGLHLIATVSSSLVWITDVDWAGCPDTRRSTSGYCVYLGDNLISWSAKRPSTVSRFSTEAEYRDVANVVAETCWLRNLLLELHSHIPKATLVYCDNVNAIYLSGNPIQH